A genomic region of Equus caballus isolate H_3958 breed thoroughbred chromosome 1, TB-T2T, whole genome shotgun sequence contains the following coding sequences:
- the DISP2 gene encoding protein dispatched homolog 2, producing the protein MEGGSGGSGSGPAPGPDPEGEQRSEGEPLAPDDNSPDRSQNKAVAPEASPEKSCSLQSCPLDDPSSSSGPPPATSTLQPVGLSNSLAPAHFTYPRAPQEYRGGSSLPGLGDRAALCSHGSSLSPSPAPSQRDGAWKPPSVQHHVVSVRQERAFRMPKSYSQLIAEWPVAMLLLCLAVILLCTLAGLLGSELPDFSKPLLGFEPRDTDIGRKLVVWRALQALTGPRKLLSLSPDLELNSSNAHTTLSPTPLNGAPEGMVRPRRMVEPLEDRGQESFFCGPPEKSYAQLVFMSTSAGSLWNLHAIHSMCRMEQDQIRSHTHFGALCQRTAANECCPSWSLGNYVAVLSNRSSCLDTTQADAARTLALLRACALYYHRGALVPSCLGPGQDKPPRCAQVPTKCSRSSAVYQLLHYLLDKDFLSPQTADYQVPSLKYSLLFLPIPKGASMMSIYLDRLAAPWGLSDNYTSITGMDLGLKQELLRHYLAQDTVYPLLALAAIFLSIALYLRSLFLTFMVLLGVLGSLLVAFCLYRVAFRMAYFPFVNLAALVLLSSVCANHTLIFFDLWRLSKSQLPSGGLAQRVGRTMHHFGYLLLVSGLTTGAAFYASYLSRLPAVRCFALYTGTAVLAHLALTLAWLPSSAVLHERYLARGCAARGQAPWGGSAPRRLALALHRRLRGLRRAAASTSRLLFQRLLPCGVIKFRYIWICWFAALAAGGAYIAGVSPRLRLPTLPPPRGQVFRPSHPFERFDAEYRQQFLFERLPQGEGGHMPVVLVWGILPVDTGDPLDPRSNSSLVSDPAFSASGPDAQRWLVALCHGARNQSFFGAQPEGWPTLCFVESLQRWMESPGCARLGPGLCCGHSGFPWAPQLFVHCLKMMALEQGPNSTHDLGPRFNSQGSLAALVLQFQTNFQYSPDYSQTHLFYTEVSHWLAVELSRAPPGLRRGWFTSRLELYSLQHSLSTEPAVVLGLALALAFATLLLGTWNVPLSLFSVAAVAGTVLLTVGLLVLLEWQLNTAEALFLSASVGLSVDFTVNYCISYHLCPHPDRLSRVAFSLRQASCATAVGAAALFAAGVLMLPATVLLYRKLGIVLMMVKCVSCGFASFFFQSLCCFFGPEKNCGQILWPCAHLPWDTGTGEPVGEKASRPRPGPVGGAPGSCSEQYELQPLARRRSPSFDTSTATSKLSHRPSVLSEDLQLHDGPCLSRPPLAPASPRELLLDHQAVFSQCPALQTSSPYKQAGPSPKTRARQVSKGQKAEPMQASPEAPAHSPKPKAAEPPDCLCSSASTLEGLSVSDETCLSTSEPSARVPDSVGASPDDLEETEHTVPERGQLNEKRDTLWLALKESVYDPSLPASHQSSSSWKGRGGPGDGSPVVLPNSQPDLPDVWLRRPSTHTSGCSS; encoded by the exons ATGGAAGGTGGTagcggcggcagcggcagcggtCCGGCTCCCGGCCCGGATCCGGAAGGGGAGCAGCGATCCGAGGGGGAGCCCTTGGCTCCAGATGACAACTCCCCGGACAG gtcTCAGAACAAGGCTGTGGCCCCTGAGGCAAGCCCAGAGAAAAGCTGCTCCCTCCAGAGCTGCCCCCTTGATGACCCTTCCAGTTCTTCGGGACCCCCACCAGCAACTTCCACCCTCCAGCCTGTGGGCCTGTCCAACTCCTTGGCACCGGCCCACTTCACCTATCCCCGGGCACCACAAGAATACCGGGGGGGCAGTTCCCTGCCAGGGCTTGGGGACCGGGCAGCTCTGTGCTCCCATGGCTCCAGCCTCAgtccttccccagccccttcaCAGCGCGATGGAGCCTGGAAGCCACCGTCTGTGCAGCACCACGTGGTCAGCGTCAG GCAGGAACGGGCCTTCCGAATGCCAAAGAG CTATTCCCAGCTGATTGCCGAGtggccagtggccatgctgctgCTGTGTCTGGCTGTCATCCTCCTCTGCACCCTGGCTGGACTGTTGGGGAGCGAGCTGCCTGACTTCTCCAAGCCCTTGCTG GGTTTTGAGCCTCGGGACACAGACATTGGGCGCAAGCTAGTGGTCTGGAGAGCGCTGCAGGCCCTCACGGGCCCCAGGAAGctgctttctctttccccagACCTTGAGCTGAACAG CTCAAACGCCCACACCACTCTGAGTCCCACACCCTTGAATGGTGCCCCGGAGGGCATGGTCCGGCCTCGGAGGATGGTGGAGCCCCTGGAGGACAGAGGACAGGAGAGCTTCTTCTGTGGCCCCCCTG AGAAGAGCTATGCACAGCTGGTGTTCATGTCCACCTCAGCGGGCAGCCTGTGGAACCTGCACGCCATCCATTCCATGTGTCGCATGGAACAGGACCAG ATCCGCTCCCATACCCACTTTGGGGCTCTGTGCCAGCGTACAGCAGCCAACGAGTGCTGCCCCAGCTGGTCCCTGGGCAACTATGTGGCTGTGCTCTCCAACCGCTCCTCCTGCCTGGACACTACTCAAGCAGATGCAGCCCGCACACTGGCCCTGCTGCGGGCCTGTGCCCTCTACTACCACCGCGGTGCCCTGGTGCCCTCTTGTCTGGGACCTGGGCAGGACAAGCCCCCACGCTGTGCCCAGGTTCCCACCAAGTGCTCCCGGAGCAGCGCTGTCTACCAACTCCTGCACTATCTGCTGGACAAGGACTTCCTGAGTCCCCAGACTGCTGACTACCAGGTACCCTCCCTCAAGTACAGCCTGCTCTTCCTGCCCATCCCAAAGGGTGCCTCCATGATGAGCATCTACCTGGACCGCCTAGCCGCCCCCTGGGGGCTCTCTGACAACTACACATCCATCACTGGTATGGACCTGGGCCTCAAGCAGGAGCTGCTGAGGCACTACCTGGCCCAGGACACGGTGTACCCCTTGCTGGCCCTGGCTGCCATCTTCCTCAGCATCGCCCTCTACCTGCGCTCCCTCTTCCTCACCTTCATGGTGCTGCTGGGGGTGCTGGGCTCCCTGCTGGTTGCCTTCTGTCTCTACCGCGTGGCCTTCCGCATGGCCTACTTCCCCTTTGTCAATCTGGCAGCCCTCGTCCTGCTCAGCAGCGTCTGTGCCAACCACACCCTCATCTTCTTCGACCTGTGGCGCCTTAGCAAGAGCCAGCTGCCCTCTGGGGGGCTGGCGCAGCGCGTGGGCCGCACCATGCACCACTTTGGCTACCTGCTGCTGGTCTCGGGGCTCACCACGGGCGCGGCCTTCTACGCCAGCTACCTGAGCCGCCTGCCGGCCGTGCGCTGCTTCGCCCTCTACACGGGCACGGCTGTGCTGGCGCACCTGGCGCTCACGCTCGCCTGGCTGCCCTCCTCCGCGGTGCTCCACGAGCGCTACCTGGCGCGCGGCTGTGCGGCCCGGGGGCAGGCTCCGTGGGGTGGTAGCGCGCCCCGGCGCCTGGCGCTGGCGCTGCACCGGCGGCTCCGCGGCCTTCGGAGGGCGGCGGCCAGCACTTCGCGCCTGCTCTTCCAGCGCCTGCTGCCCTGCGGCGTCATCAAGTTCCGCTACATCTGGATCTGCTGGTTCGCCGCGCTGGCGGCAGGGGGCGCCTACATCGCGGGCGTCAGCCCCCGCCTGCGGCTGCCCACGCTGCCGCCGCCGCGCGGCCAGGTCTTCCGGCCGAGCCACCCCTTTGAGCGCTTCGACGCCGAGTACCGCCAGCAGTTCCTATTCGAGCGGCTGCCTCAGGGCGAGGGCGGCCACATGCCCGTGGTTTTGGTGTGGGGCATCCTACCCGTGGACACTGGCGACCCCCTGGACCCTCGCAGCAACAGCTCATTGGTGAGTGACCCTGCCTTCTCGGCCAGCGGCCCTGACGCCCAGCGCTGGCTGGTGGCACTCTGCCACGGAGCTCGCAATCAGAGCTTCTTTGGTGCCCAGCCGGAGGGCTGGCCCACTCTGTGCTTCGTGGAGTCCCTCCAGCGCTGGATGGAGAGTCCTGGTTGTGCCCGCCTGGGGCCTGGCCTCTGCTGTGGCCACTCAGGCTTCCCCTGGGCACCCCAGCTTTTCGTGCACTGCCTCAAGATGATGGCTCTGGAGCAAGGCCCCAATAGCACACATGACCTGGGACCCCGCTTCAATAGCCAGGGCAGCCTGGCCGCCCTGGTCCTGCAGTTCCAGACGAACTTCCAGTATAGTCCAGACTACAGCCAGACCCACCTCTTCTACACTGAGGTCAGCCACTGGCTGGCAGTGGAGCTGAGCAGGGCGCCTCCCGGCCTCCGCCGGGGTTGGTTCACCAGCCGTCTGGAGCTGTACAGCCTACAGCACAGCCTGAGCACCGAGCCTGCTGTGGTGCTGGGCTTGGCTCTCGCTCTGGCCTTTGCCACACTGCTGCTGGGCACCTGGAATGTTCCACTTAGCCTGTTCTCTGTCGCggctgtggcaggcactgtgttGCTCACCGTGGGGCTCCTGGTTCTACTCGAGTGGCAGCTCAACACTGCCGAggccctctttctctctgcctctgtgggcCTCTCGGTAGACTTCACTGTCAACTACTGCATCTCCTATCACCTGTGCCCGCACCCTGACCGCCTGAGCCGCGTGGCCTTCTCACTGCGCCAGGCCAGCTGTGCCACGGCAGTGGGGGCTGCAGCCCTATTTGCTGCTGGCGTGCTCATGCTGCCTGCCACGGTGCTGCTCTATCGCAAGCTGGGCATCGTCCTCATGATGGTGAAGTGTGTCAGCTGTGGTTTTGCCAGCTTCTTCTTCCAGTCTCTCTGCTGTTTCTTTGGACCAGAGAAGAACTGTGGGCAGATCCTCTGGCCCTGTGCCCACCTGCCGTGGGACACCGGAACTGGGGAGCCTGTTGGGGAGAAGGCAAGCCGTCCACGACCAGGGCCAGTGGGAGGGGCGCCCGGGTCCTGCTCAGAGCAGTACGAGCTACAGCCCCTGGCACGTCGCCGGAGCCCTAGCTTTGACACTAGCACAGCCACCAGCAAGCTGTCCCACCGGCCCTCAGTGCTCTCTGAGGATCTACAGCTGCATGATGGCCCCTGCCTCTCCCGGCCCCCACTGGCCCCTGCTTCCCCAAGGGAGCTGCTCCTGGACCACCAGGCAGTCTTCAGCCAGTGCCCAGCCCTGCAGACCTCCTCCCCCTATAAGCAGGCAGGCCCCAGCCCCAAAACCCGGGCCAGGCAGGTCTCCAAAGGGCAGAAGGCTGAGCCCATGCAAGCCTCACCAGAAGCCCCAGCCCACTCTCCCAAGCCCAAGGCTGCAGAGCCCCCTGATTGCCTCTGCTCCTCAGCCAGCACCCTAGAGGGGCTCAGCGTCTCCGATGAGACCTGCCTAAGCACCTCTGAGCCCAGTGCTCGTGTACCGGATTCCGTGGGTGCCTCCCCAGATGACCTGGAAGAAACTGAGCACACGGTACCTGAGCGGGGCCAGCTGAACGAGAAGCGGGACACCCTCTGGCTGGCGCTGAAGGAGTCTGTGTATGATCCATCACTGCCCGCCTCCCACCAGAGCAGCTCCTCCTGGAAGGGCCGTGGGGGGCCAGGGGATGGCAGCCCCGTGGTGCTGCCCAACAGCCAGCCAGATCTGCCTGACGTTTGGCTGCGCCGGCCCAGCACCCACACTTCAGGCTGCAGTAGCtga